GCCAATTTTAAGAGCTGGTTTGGGGATGCTAGATGGCATACTGCAGCTGATCCCAGCGGCAAAAGTGAGTGTTGTGGGTTTACAGCGTAACGAAGAAACACTTGAACCGGTGCCTTATTTCGAAAAATTGGTGGGCAATATCGATGCTAGACTTGCATTAGTTATTGATCCAATGCTTGCGACAGGTGGCTCGCTGATTGCTACTATCGACATGCTAAAAAAAGCAGGTTCAAAAGAGATCAGAGCGATTGTGTTGGTAGCGGCGCCAGAGGGAGTAAAGCTGGTGAAAGAAGCGCACCCTGATGTTGAAATATACACGGCAGCATTAGATAGCCATTTAAATGAGAAAGGATATATAGTCCCTGGGCTTGGTGATGCCGGTGACAAAATCTTTGGTACGAGAACCTAGCAGATTTAGTGATTAACAAATTTTGTTTTTTGATCTAAAACAATGATACAAAAAAATATGGTAGTAAAAACACGCCTTCCGCTCTATTTTTGTTAAAACAACAAAATAATATTAAGGATAGACGATGTATTTGCTACGTATTTTTTTGTGGCTAAGCTGCATTTCTGCTTCAGCAAACGAGCTCCCCAGTATTGAAAAAATAGAAACATTTGCAACCAACTATCATCTCAATCTCAACATACATACACAAACAAGCAGTCTATCTGGCAGCGCAACGATAACGGTTAAAAATCAAGGAACAACACCAACTAGAGTAATCCCTTTAAGACTTTATCGCTTGCTTAGTGTTGTTGATATCACTTCGGAAGCGGGTAAGTCCCTCAACTATACACAACGAGTAGTAAGTAATATTGATGACTCACTATTTCAGTCTAATTATATTAAATTATCGTTATCTGAGGCGCTCCAACCAGATCAACAAACAACTTTTACTGTTAATTATTCTGGCCATATAAAGGGATATGTGGAAACTGGGATGGGTTACATTAAAGATGACATCACCCCTTTATTTTCTATTATTCGTATGGACGCATATGCTTATCCGCTCATCACAGTGCCTGATGATAGGGTAAATCGCGCGTCACGCTTTTGGCAGAAGTTGTATAACTACACTGCTGACATCGAAGTGGATAGTGGCTTAGTAGTAGCAAATGGTGGCATTTTACTAGGCGTAATAGAAACCAGTCATGGCCGAAAGGTGTATTCTTACAAAAATCAGAAACCCTCATGGAGAATGGACTTCATGGTTGCACCATATACCGTGACAAAAGGGCATGGCTTTAAGCTATTTACGTTACCGGGAAATAAATATGCAACTGATTATATAGAAAAGGCAAAACAAACCATAACATTGTATGAAAGCTGGTTTGGTCAACGTCAAAGTACTGGTGAGTTTAGCTTTATAGAGATCCCAAAGGGGTTTGGTGCACAAGCTGACGTTACCGCGATTATCCAAGACAGCGAAGGGTTTGTGGAGGTAACCCGCCTGTATCATGAACTTAGTCATTTATGGGATCCACGTTCGAATGAAAGTTACTCACCGCGCTGGAATGAAGGCAAGGCGACCTTTTTAGAGTATTTAACTGATTCGCGGTTGAATAAAACGGTGTCTTTAAGCTCGCATATGACAAACGTGTTAAAACGGGCAAAGAAACAATTTGGTAAACAGCCAAAATATTTAACGACTACGTTTGAAGAGTATGGAAAAGCAGGGCTCGATGCCTATTCGGTAGGGGCGCTATTTTTTGCGCTCTTGCATCATGAGCTAGGAGAGGAAAGGTTTAATCATTTACTACGTACCTTTTATGCAGCAAATGTTAAAAGCGGAGCATCAACAGGCGACTTTATCCTTGCACTACGTGACTTGAAAGACCCTAACATTGATTGGATATTATCTCGTTGGGTGAATAACCACAGGTTCACGCTTGATATTTCAAACGCCACCAACTTTGAGAATTTCATCACGTTGAGTAAAAAAGGTGATGGGATATAAACAATCCAAATAAAAAAGCTACCGATAAGAGGTAGCTTTTTGGTTTCTATAAAAGAAAGGAATCGGTATTAAAAGTAGCCTCTGATACCAAGCTTGATATTACGACCTGGAAGTGGGGCTTGCTCTTTGATAAACGAGCTATGCACAAAGCCTAGCTCATCTGTTAGGTTATCAAGGTTAACATAACCAACCATGTCACTGCCCATAAACTCAAAATCATAGTTAAACGACATATCCACTAGCGTATAGCCCTTAGTTTCACTTTCATAGCTCGCGATGTTGTCTTGCTTGAAGTAATGTGTCACCGTGAAATTAGCTGTTAGATTCTCGTAACTGTGTTCGTAATCAAGACCTAGCTTGTTGCTTGGGATACGTGGCAAATATTCGTCGTTATCTAATTTGGCTGTCAGCGAATCACCAAACACTTTGACGCGTGCAAAGTTGCTTAGTTTATAATGGGCATCAAACTCAAGACCGTATAGTTTGGCATCACTGCTTTCAAACTTAAACACCGGAACAGCGCCTTCATGTGCATGATCCGCCACTTCTAAACCGTGCTCTGGACTATAGATATAGTCTGTTAATGCCTGATAGTAGAAGTTTTCGATGTCGTTGTAGAAGAAATTAACGGTATAGCCAAAGTCGCCTGAGAACTTTCTAAAGCTGATGTCTAGGTTGTTTGATGTTTCTTGTTCGATATCTTGCGGCTCAAAGTGCAAATGATCACCTTCTAGCTCATAACCAAGCCCTAGTTCATAGGTGCTAGTTGCGATATGAATGCCATTTGAAAGCAATTCGGCGGTTAATGGTGCGCGCTCCGAGCGAGACAGCGAAACGGCAACGTTTTGGCCTTCAGCAAAGTCGTACACGCCACCAATAGACAAGCTTAGATTAGTCATTTCCAGGTCATAAGAAATAAACCCATTATCTAAGTTACCACCATGGTCGTGTTCACCTTCATGGTCATGATCTTCTTCGTACGCTTCCAGTTGATTGCCTTTGCTTGATAACTGGTAGTCTTCAATACGAGCACCTAACTCAAGTGTGAAGTCTCCAAAACGACGTTCTTCAAGGATATAAAGTGCGTGAGTTTTGGTATTGGTCGATGGCGTGAAAGCTTCCGCACCATTTGCGGCGTAATCGCTGTCGGAGAAATGATAACCAACAGTGCCGTGCCACTCTCCTAAGCGGTGCTCTGCGGTTAAGCGTAACTCGGTTGTATCATTTTCAAATACAGTACCAATGTTTCCATCTTCAATTTCAGCGTGTTCGTAATCGGTGTAGCCGACACGTAGGCCAACAGATTCAAGCCAGTCACTGTGTACTGCATAATTTACAAGCCCTTGCCAACGGTCTTGCTTTACTCGAGCAAATACGGATTCTTCTTCGTGGTCATGCCCTTCCTCTTCATGCTCGTGATCATGGTCATGACCAATATGAGAGTGAGCAGGAATGCCATAGTCCGTATCAACACGGCCATAAGAGAAACCAACGGTCAGATGATCGCCGACGTAACTTGTACCTAAGTTAAATTGCTCAGAATCTATAAAGGTATTGTCGACGCGATTGGCGTACTCTGTTTCATGTTCTTCTGCTTCGTGGGCATGACCTTCGCCTTCATGCTCATGTTCTTCATGTTCGTCGTGCGGTAACGCAAAATTTGGGGTTTCATAATCACCACCTTTACGCTTAACGCCATCGAAATGGAAGTTAAATCCGTCAAAGCCGGACTCTAATAATACCGCAAAGGTATTGGTATTTGAGTTGGTATCATGGCTATAGTCGGCAGCGCCCTGAAGGCTATCGATCACGTCTGTCGGAATACGATTATCAACAACATTAACCACACCACCGATTGCACCTGAGCCGTAAAGTAGGGTTGCAGGGCCCCTTAGTACTTCAATTTGCTGTGCGGCTAGTGAGTCATTAGTGTTGGCGTGATCCGGACCAACGCGCGAGGCATCGCTACTGTCTAACCCATTTTGCGTGATTTTGACTCGTGGTCCATCTAAGCCACGGATAATAGGGCTTGAACTTACCGGACCAAAATAACTGGCATTGATCCCAGGTTGGCCTTTTAGTGTTTCACCCAGTGTGGGTTTTGCACGGTTTTTTAGTTCATCACCGCTTAATACACTCACTGGAGAGGTCATTTCCATACTATTTTTGTGTAGGGCAGAAGAATAAACAACTATGCTCTCAACGGACGTTGGTGTTAGCTCAACACGTACGAAACCTTGTTCTTCGGTAACATTAATACGATGGTCTAAGTAGTTTGGCTTTGAGATATGAAGCTGCGAGTCAGCATCAAGCTCAATCGTAAATTGGCCAAATTTATCTGACTTTACCGATTTGCTTTTGCCATGAAGGTGGATAGTGGCGTTACTGAGCGGTTGGTTGTTTGCATCAACAATTTTACCTGTTAGTTGTGCAGCATAAGCTGGCGCTGCACCTATTATTGAAATTAATGCGCTGGCGATAAGAGACTGCTTAAACATATTTTTATTACCACGAGTTAGGTTATGTATTGAACGAGTGAGCTGTTCGACTAATAGAGTGATAATATAACACTACAAATTTTGTGGATCAATAACGTTATACTATAACTTAGTTATTGTTGAAATTAGAATTACAGCTATAGTTAAGAAACAAGCTAAAGTGAGCACAACATAATGAATAAGCCATTTGTTTTCAAGGCAAGGATTAAGGTTGCTGACTTATTTCACCATAGCCACCATGAAGAAGCGTTTACTACTGCCATGTTGTCAAAAGAAAGTAGCGAGCATTTTGCGATGAAACTGCTTGGGATCTGCGCACTGTCTTTTGATAAGCCGGCAAAGTGGAGCAAGGCGGAGAAAAAACATTGGCCGGATGTATGGCTAGAAGATGACAACGAACAGGTTGAAGTTGCTTTGTTTATTGGTACCTTAGAGGTCGATGAGATACTCAAGTATGAAAAACTTTATGCCAAGGTTGTGGTGTTGTGTGCTGACGGTGAGCAATGGTTTGAAGAGCATCGAGCGCAATTGCAGTTTATTGGATCTTTCTCTGTGTTTAGTATTCCTAGGGACTTTGTGGTTGAATTGTGTGAAATGCTGACGCGAAGTTTGCATTGGGATGTGATTTTTGAAAATGGGGCGATGAGTGTTACTGATAGTGAACACTACATTCGTACTCAAATTACCAAGCTGATTTAACGTATTAGTTAGGGATAACGGCTACTAGACAAGTTGTTATCTCTCGGGTTTTGGTTATTTACGGCAACTCTATTTTAATATGGCTTGTGGGTCTGCTGCAGCACAATAAAATTTCCCCATCTCTCACAAAAGCAAGTGGTTCATTCGCGTACTGTGTTTGTCCTTCAATGAGCTTGGCGCGGCAGGCGCCGCAAAAACCCTCGCGACATTGATAGGGGACTTCAATATTTGCGGCTTCAAGGGTTTCGAGTATCGAAGACGAAGAAGCCACATATTCCAGTGGCTCCTCAATATTCTCAACCTGAATTAGGAAGGATGGCTTTTCAACCATTACAAGTCGAAATCGCCAAAGTCAGAGGCATCTACTTGAGAGTCGATTTGTCCAACAAGGTATGAGCTGATCTCAGCTTCCTGTGGTGCAACCTGAACATTGTCAGAAACAAGCCAAGCATTGATCCATGGAATAGGGTTCGATTTGGTCTCAAATTGCGTTGGTAAACCAACCGCTGACATACGAATATTTGTGATGTACTCAACGTATTGACACAAAATATCTTTATTTAGTCCAATCATTGAACCGTCTTTAAACAGGTACTCAGCCCATTCTTTTTCTTGTTCAGCAGCTTCAACAAACATCTTAATCGCTTCGTCACGACATTGGGCAGCCACGATAGACATTTCAGGATCGTCTTTGCCTTCTTGCATGATATTTAGCATGTGCTGTGTGCCAGACAAATGAAGCGCCTCATCACGAGCAATCAGCTTGATGATCTTTGCATTACCTTCCATAAGCTCTCGCTCAGCAAAAGCAAACGAGCAGGCAAAGCTCACGTAGAAGCGGATCGCTTCTAAGATGTTTACCGACATGATACAAAGGTACAGGACCTTTTTAAGTTCAAATAAGTTAATGACGACCGTTGTGCCGTTAATTTCATGTTTGCCTTCGCCGTACTGATTATAAAGGCTTACCTTTTCAATCAGTTCATCGTAATACTTGGTAACTGCATCCGCACGTTCAACAATTTTGTCATTGCCTACAATGTCATCAAAGATTAACTCAGGGTTTTGCGTTACATTACGAATAATGTGAGTGTAAGAGCGACTGTGGATCGTTTCACTAAACGCCCAAGTTTCGATCCAAGTTTCAAGTTCAGGGATGGAGACGATCGGCAAAAGTGCAACGTTTGGAGAGCGACCTTGAACACTGTCTAGCAATGTTTGATATTTTAGATTGCTCAAAAAGATATGTCTTTCGTGCTCAGGAAGTGCCTGAAAGTCCAATCTATCCTTACTTACGTCTACTTCTTCAGGACGCCAGAAAAACGATAATTGCTTTTCAATTAGCTTTTCGAAAATAGGGAACTTCTGTTGGTCGTAGCGAGATACATTAACAGTTTGCCCGAAAAACATCGGTTCTTTTAATTGGTCGTTATGATTTCTGCTAAACGTAGAATATGCCATAAATGTGTTACTCAATACCTAAAAAAGCGGGTGAAGACCACCCGCATAAAAAGTTATATCTTACAAGCGCCGCCTTCACACCCATCGTCTTCTGCTTCTGGTTTCAACTCATCTTGAGCATCTGAAGCACCGTCGCGTGTGTTATGGTAGTAAAGTGTCTTAACACCAAGTTTGTACGCGGTGAGTAAGTCTTTTAGCAATAGCTTCATAGGAACTTTACCCGCTTCAAACTTACTTGGATCATAATTGGTATTTGCAGAGATAGTTTGATCGATGAACTTCTGCATAATACCAACTAGCGCAAGGTAACCATCGTTAGATGGAATATCCCAAAGTAGCTCATAGTTATCTTTGAGGCGCTCGTACTCAGGTACAACTTGCTTCAAGATACCATCTTTACTTGCTTTAACGCTGATATGACCGCGAGGTGGTTCAATACCGTTTGTCGCATTTGAAATTTGCGATGATGTTTCTGATGGCATCAACGCAGACAAGGTTGAGTTACGCATACCGTGTTCTTGGATACTTGCTCTTAATGCATCCCAGTCAAGTTGTAATGGCTCTTCACAGACTTTATCAAGGTCACGCTTATAGGTGTCTATTGGCATGATACCTTGTGAATAAGTCGTCTCGTTAAACTTAGGACAAGCGCCGCGCTCTTTTGCTAGTTCATTCGATGCTTTCATCAGATAGTATTGGATCGCTTCAAATGTTCTGTGTGTTAGGCCGTTAGCACTACCGTCTGAGTACTTAACACCATTCTTTGCAAGATAATAAGCAAAGTTAATCACACCGATACCCAGTGTACGGCGTCCCATCGTTGCATTGTACGCAGCAGGAACAGGGTAGTCTTGATAGTCTAATAGGTTATCAAGTGCGCGAACCGCAAGCTCAGCTAACTCTTCTAACTCATCTAAAGACTTGATGGCACCTAAGTTAAATGCTGAAAGCGTACAAAGCGCAATTTCGCCTTCAGGGTCATTTACATGACTTAGCGGCTTCGTTGGTAGTGCAATTTCAAGACATAGGTTTGACTGGCGGATCGGTGCAACCTTAGAGTCAAACGGGCTGTGTGTATTACAGTGGTCAACGTTTTGGAGATAAATACGACCAGTGCTCGCACGTTCTTGCGCAAACATTGAGAATAATTCAATCGCTTTAATGCGTTTCTTACGAATAAACTCGTCTTGCTCGTACTTAACATACAATTCTTCGAATTTATCTTGATCTTCAAAGAATGCATCATAAAGACCAGGCACATCTGATGGACTGAATAGCGTAATATAGTCGTCTTTAATTAGGCGGCTATACATGGTTTTGTTGAACTGCACGCCATAATCTAAATGACGTACGCGGTTCTCTTCAACACCACGGTTATTTTTTAGTACTAATAGGTTTTCAACTTCAAGATGCCAAAGCGGGTAGAATAGAGTCGCTGCACCACCACGTACACCGCCTTGAGAACAGCTTTTAACAGCCGTTTGGAAGTGCTTATAAAACGGAATACATCCCGTGTGGTACGCTTCACCATTTCTGATTGGGCTACCTAGTGCACGAATACGACCTGCGTTAATACCAATACCAGCGCGTTGACTGACGTATTTTACAATCGCAGAAGAAGTTGCGTTGATTGAATCTAGGCTATCAGCACATTCAATCAGTACGCATGAGCTAAACTGACGTGTCGGCGTACGAACACCAGCCATAATTGGCGTTGGTAATGAAATCTTGAATGTTGAAACCGCATCGTAGAATCGCTTAATGTAATCTAGACGCGTTTCTTTCGGGTAGTTTGCAAACAGGCTTGCAGCAACAAGAACATATAAGAACTGCGCACTTTCATAGATCTCACCCGTCACGCGGTTTTGTACAAGGTACTTACCTTCTAACTGTTTAACGGCTGCATAGCTGAAGTTCATATCTCGGCTATGGTCGATGTAGCTGTTTAGCTCATCAAACTCTGCTTTTGTGTAGTCAGCAAGAAGGTGCTGATCATAGCGCTTGTCTTCAACCAGTTTTACCACATGGTCGTGTAAGTGCGGCGGCTCAAAACAGCCATAGGCTTTCTTACGTAAGTGGAAAATGGCCAAACGAGCGGCTAGATACTGATAATCTGGAGACTCTTTTGAGATCAGATCGGCTGCAGCTTTAATAATCGTTTCGTGGATATCACCAGTACGAATACCGTCATAAAACTGGATATGTGACTTTAATTCAACCTGAGAAACTGAGACGTTATCTAGGCCTTCTGCCGCCCATGTAATGACACGATGGATCTTATCTAGATCTAACGGTTCTTTGCGACCGTTTCTTTTGCATACAGATAGCTGTTGGTTCATGTTATGTGCCTGTATTCCTTAGGAACGCGCTTTAGATATCGCACGAATATAAAATTGTTTAGCAAACCACCACTATATATGGTGCCCTAGTGGCTAGGGATCACAAGATAGTGGGGTTGACGTGAATTTGCAAGAGAACAACTCGGGCAGAATTGTGGATAAGTTTGGGATAATTTATTTATGTAAGTATCCACTAACCTATGACAATCCACTTATCTGCCCACAAAGAAAAATCAACAAAAAGATGATACTTTTCAGCAAAAATAAAAAAAAATTCTAACTGATTTTTTTCTACACAAATTCGTATCTATTATAGCAAAAACACAATATATGGTGTTTTATTTTTTTATCGACACTAAATATGCGATAACGTGTCTAATGGGTTAGTAAGATAGAGATCCGCATGCCAAGACTTAGCTTCAGCTTCAGATGGAATGAATCCCCACATTGCTGCTGCACTAATCATTTTTGCGGATTTTGCAGCAATAATGTCTCGCTCGGCATCTCCAACATAAATACACTGCTCAGGTAAAACCCCCAATTTTGACGCCACTAACAGTAAAGGCTCAGGATGAGGTTTGGCCACCGCCAGTGTATCTCCGCATACGACTGTCTCGATCTTTGCAAGTTCAGGGATCTGTTTTAGTAGCGGAAGTGTTAAAAACTCAGGTTTGTTTGTCATGATCCCAACCTGAATCTCTTTTTCTAAAAGTACCGCTAATAACTCACCAATTTGCGCAAAGCATTGGGAATGTACAGATAAATTCGCCAGGTAGTAGTCGAGTACACCCTGACGTAAGACTTGGATGTCGTAGTGCTTTAATGACTCACCAAATCCTACCTGCAACATCGCTGCTACGCCGTTTGAAATCGCACTACTATATACCTGTTTGCCGACAGTAGGCATTTTATTAGCAGTTAAAACGTAGTTTAGTGCAGCTCCCAAGTCATCACTGGTATCCAGCAAGGTGCCGTCTAAATCAAATAGTACCGCTTGGATCATGCCAGCTTCTCAAAGTGTAGAATGTAGTTAACTGAAACGTCTTTAGTTAAGGTAAATGTTTTGCCGATAGGGTTGTAGTTAATCCCTGTCGCCGCTCTAACTTTGAGGTCGTACTTTTCAGCCCAGTCTATTAAGGTCGAAGGGCGAATAAACTTATCATGCTCATGCGTGCCTTCAGGAACCATTTTAAGCAGTTTTTCTGCGGCGACGATAGCCAGTAAATACGCTTTTGTAGTTTTATTTAAGGTAGAAAAAAATACATGACCGCCGGGCTTAACTAGCTGTGAGACAGAACGAATAATGGATTCTGGGTCTGGTACGTGTTCTAACATTTCCATGCAAGTTACTACATCGAATTCACCTTGGTGCAAGGCTGCGAATTCTTCCGCTGGCACTTTTTGATAGTCTACGTTAACACCGACCTCTAATGAGTGAAGCTTTGCGACGTTAAGCGGCTCTTGACCCATATCGATACCGGTTGCATTTGCACCTAGCTTAGCCATGCTTTCTGTTAAAATCCCACCACCACAACCGACATCCAATACTGTTTTTGCAAATAGGCCTTCACATTTATCGTTAATAAAGTCCAACCTCAACGGGTTAATGTCGTGCAATGGTTTAAATTCT
This portion of the Pseudoalteromonas sp. GCY genome encodes:
- the upp gene encoding uracil phosphoribosyltransferase translates to MALHVIDHPLVQHKLGLLREQGISTKNFREIVSEVGNLLTYEATKDLTLSDQVISAWDGNELTVKRLTGKKITLVPILRAGLGMLDGILQLIPAAKVSVVGLQRNEETLEPVPYFEKLVGNIDARLALVIDPMLATGGSLIATIDMLKKAGSKEIRAIVLVAAPEGVKLVKEAHPDVEIYTAALDSHLNEKGYIVPGLGDAGDKIFGTRT
- a CDS encoding M1 family aminopeptidase — encoded protein: MYLLRIFLWLSCISASANELPSIEKIETFATNYHLNLNIHTQTSSLSGSATITVKNQGTTPTRVIPLRLYRLLSVVDITSEAGKSLNYTQRVVSNIDDSLFQSNYIKLSLSEALQPDQQTTFTVNYSGHIKGYVETGMGYIKDDITPLFSIIRMDAYAYPLITVPDDRVNRASRFWQKLYNYTADIEVDSGLVVANGGILLGVIETSHGRKVYSYKNQKPSWRMDFMVAPYTVTKGHGFKLFTLPGNKYATDYIEKAKQTITLYESWFGQRQSTGEFSFIEIPKGFGAQADVTAIIQDSEGFVEVTRLYHELSHLWDPRSNESYSPRWNEGKATFLEYLTDSRLNKTVSLSSHMTNVLKRAKKQFGKQPKYLTTTFEEYGKAGLDAYSVGALFFALLHHELGEERFNHLLRTFYAANVKSGASTGDFILALRDLKDPNIDWILSRWVNNHRFTLDISNATNFENFITLSKKGDGI
- a CDS encoding TonB-dependent receptor, giving the protein MFKQSLIASALISIIGAAPAYAAQLTGKIVDANNQPLSNATIHLHGKSKSVKSDKFGQFTIELDADSQLHISKPNYLDHRINVTEEQGFVRVELTPTSVESIVVYSSALHKNSMEMTSPVSVLSGDELKNRAKPTLGETLKGQPGINASYFGPVSSSPIIRGLDGPRVKITQNGLDSSDASRVGPDHANTNDSLAAQQIEVLRGPATLLYGSGAIGGVVNVVDNRIPTDVIDSLQGAADYSHDTNSNTNTFAVLLESGFDGFNFHFDGVKRKGGDYETPNFALPHDEHEEHEHEGEGHAHEAEEHETEYANRVDNTFIDSEQFNLGTSYVGDHLTVGFSYGRVDTDYGIPAHSHIGHDHDHEHEEEGHDHEEESVFARVKQDRWQGLVNYAVHSDWLESVGLRVGYTDYEHAEIEDGNIGTVFENDTTELRLTAEHRLGEWHGTVGYHFSDSDYAANGAEAFTPSTNTKTHALYILEERRFGDFTLELGARIEDYQLSSKGNQLEAYEEDHDHEGEHDHGGNLDNGFISYDLEMTNLSLSIGGVYDFAEGQNVAVSLSRSERAPLTAELLSNGIHIATSTYELGLGYELEGDHLHFEPQDIEQETSNNLDISFRKFSGDFGYTVNFFYNDIENFYYQALTDYIYSPEHGLEVADHAHEGAVPVFKFESSDAKLYGLEFDAHYKLSNFARVKVFGDSLTAKLDNDEYLPRIPSNKLGLDYEHSYENLTANFTVTHYFKQDNIASYESETKGYTLVDMSFNYDFEFMGSDMVGYVNLDNLTDELGFVHSSFIKEQAPLPGRNIKLGIRGYF
- a CDS encoding YaeQ family protein; this translates as MNKPFVFKARIKVADLFHHSHHEEAFTTAMLSKESSEHFAMKLLGICALSFDKPAKWSKAEKKHWPDVWLEDDNEQVEVALFIGTLEVDEILKYEKLYAKVVVLCADGEQWFEEHRAQLQFIGSFSVFSIPRDFVVELCEMLTRSLHWDVIFENGAMSVTDSEHYIRTQITKLI
- the yfaE gene encoding class I ribonucleotide reductase maintenance protein YfaE, with protein sequence MVEKPSFLIQVENIEEPLEYVASSSSILETLEAANIEVPYQCREGFCGACRAKLIEGQTQYANEPLAFVRDGEILLCCSRPTSHIKIELP
- the nrdB gene encoding class Ia ribonucleoside-diphosphate reductase subunit beta, coding for MAYSTFSRNHNDQLKEPMFFGQTVNVSRYDQQKFPIFEKLIEKQLSFFWRPEEVDVSKDRLDFQALPEHERHIFLSNLKYQTLLDSVQGRSPNVALLPIVSIPELETWIETWAFSETIHSRSYTHIIRNVTQNPELIFDDIVGNDKIVERADAVTKYYDELIEKVSLYNQYGEGKHEINGTTVVINLFELKKVLYLCIMSVNILEAIRFYVSFACSFAFAERELMEGNAKIIKLIARDEALHLSGTQHMLNIMQEGKDDPEMSIVAAQCRDEAIKMFVEAAEQEKEWAEYLFKDGSMIGLNKDILCQYVEYITNIRMSAVGLPTQFETKSNPIPWINAWLVSDNVQVAPQEAEISSYLVGQIDSQVDASDFGDFDL
- the nrdA gene encoding class 1a ribonucleoside-diphosphate reductase subunit alpha, which produces MNQQLSVCKRNGRKEPLDLDKIHRVITWAAEGLDNVSVSQVELKSHIQFYDGIRTGDIHETIIKAAADLISKESPDYQYLAARLAIFHLRKKAYGCFEPPHLHDHVVKLVEDKRYDQHLLADYTKAEFDELNSYIDHSRDMNFSYAAVKQLEGKYLVQNRVTGEIYESAQFLYVLVAASLFANYPKETRLDYIKRFYDAVSTFKISLPTPIMAGVRTPTRQFSSCVLIECADSLDSINATSSAIVKYVSQRAGIGINAGRIRALGSPIRNGEAYHTGCIPFYKHFQTAVKSCSQGGVRGGAATLFYPLWHLEVENLLVLKNNRGVEENRVRHLDYGVQFNKTMYSRLIKDDYITLFSPSDVPGLYDAFFEDQDKFEELYVKYEQDEFIRKKRIKAIELFSMFAQERASTGRIYLQNVDHCNTHSPFDSKVAPIRQSNLCLEIALPTKPLSHVNDPEGEIALCTLSAFNLGAIKSLDELEELAELAVRALDNLLDYQDYPVPAAYNATMGRRTLGIGVINFAYYLAKNGVKYSDGSANGLTHRTFEAIQYYLMKASNELAKERGACPKFNETTYSQGIMPIDTYKRDLDKVCEEPLQLDWDALRASIQEHGMRNSTLSALMPSETSSQISNATNGIEPPRGHISVKASKDGILKQVVPEYERLKDNYELLWDIPSNDGYLALVGIMQKFIDQTISANTNYDPSKFEAGKVPMKLLLKDLLTAYKLGVKTLYYHNTRDGASDAQDELKPEAEDDGCEGGACKI
- a CDS encoding HAD family hydrolase: MIQAVLFDLDGTLLDTSDDLGAALNYVLTANKMPTVGKQVYSSAISNGVAAMLQVGFGESLKHYDIQVLRQGVLDYYLANLSVHSQCFAQIGELLAVLLEKEIQVGIMTNKPEFLTLPLLKQIPELAKIETVVCGDTLAVAKPHPEPLLLVASKLGVLPEQCIYVGDAERDIIAAKSAKMISAAAMWGFIPSEAEAKSWHADLYLTNPLDTLSHI
- the ubiG gene encoding bifunctional 2-polyprenyl-6-hydroxyphenol methylase/3-demethylubiquinol 3-O-methyltransferase UbiG, producing the protein MTEHQNVDPNEIAKFEEIAERWWDREGEFKPLHDINPLRLDFINDKCEGLFAKTVLDVGCGGGILTESMAKLGANATGIDMGQEPLNVAKLHSLEVGVNVDYQKVPAEEFAALHQGEFDVVTCMEMLEHVPDPESIIRSVSQLVKPGGHVFFSTLNKTTKAYLLAIVAAEKLLKMVPEGTHEHDKFIRPSTLIDWAEKYDLKVRAATGINYNPIGKTFTLTKDVSVNYILHFEKLA